The Brachybacterium huguangmaarense genome contains a region encoding:
- the ilvC gene encoding ketol-acid reductoisomerase, producing MADMFYDDDADLSLIQSKKVAVIGFGSQGHAHALNLRDSGVEVRVGLREGSGSREKAEEQGLTVGTPAEVSAWADVVMILAPDQHQRTLYAEEIRDNLEAGNALFFAHGFNVRFGYVEAPEGVDVCMVAPKGPGHTVRREYVAGRGVPVIVAVEQDATGEAWPLALSYAKGIGGLRAGGIRTTFTEETETDLFGEQAVLCGGMSHLVQAGFETLTEAGYQPEIAYFEVLHELKLIVDLMIEGGISKQRWSISDTAEYGDYVSGPRVVDDHVKESMKAVLSDIQDGTFAQRFIDDQDKGAAEFTQLRETEAGHPIEGVGKELRKMFSWNKENVDADYTEGSAAR from the coding sequence GTGGCTGACATGTTCTACGACGACGACGCCGACCTCTCGCTCATCCAGTCCAAGAAGGTCGCCGTCATCGGCTTCGGCTCGCAGGGCCACGCCCACGCGCTGAACCTGCGCGACTCGGGCGTCGAGGTCCGCGTCGGCCTGCGCGAGGGCTCGGGCTCCCGCGAGAAGGCCGAGGAGCAGGGCCTCACGGTCGGCACCCCGGCCGAGGTCTCCGCGTGGGCCGACGTCGTCATGATCCTCGCGCCCGATCAGCACCAGCGCACGCTGTACGCCGAGGAGATCCGCGACAACCTCGAGGCCGGCAACGCCCTCTTCTTCGCGCACGGCTTCAACGTCCGCTTCGGCTACGTCGAGGCCCCCGAGGGCGTCGACGTGTGCATGGTCGCCCCCAAGGGCCCCGGCCACACCGTGCGCCGCGAGTACGTCGCGGGCCGCGGCGTCCCGGTCATCGTCGCCGTCGAGCAGGACGCGACGGGCGAGGCCTGGCCGCTCGCGCTGTCCTACGCCAAGGGCATCGGCGGCCTGCGCGCCGGCGGCATCCGCACCACCTTCACCGAGGAGACCGAGACCGACCTGTTCGGCGAGCAGGCCGTGCTGTGCGGCGGCATGAGCCACCTCGTGCAGGCGGGCTTCGAGACCCTCACCGAGGCCGGCTACCAGCCGGAGATCGCCTACTTCGAGGTGCTCCACGAGCTCAAGCTCATCGTCGACCTCATGATCGAGGGCGGCATCTCCAAGCAGCGCTGGTCGATCTCGGACACCGCCGAGTACGGCGACTACGTCTCGGGCCCCCGCGTCGTCGACGACCACGTCAAGGAGAGCATGAAGGCGGTGCTGTCCGACATCCAGGACGGCACCTTCGCCCAGCGCTTCATCGACGACCAGGACAAGGGCGCGGCCGAGTTCACCCAGCTGCGCGAGACCGAGGCCGGTCACCCGATCGAGGGCGTCGGCAAGGAGCTGCGCAAGATGTTCTCCTGGAACAAGGAGAACGTCGACGCGGACTACACCGAGGGCTCCGCCGCGCGCTGA
- the cobA gene encoding uroporphyrinogen-III C-methyltransferase, whose product MTDVEDGRDDPLAVEALSPVRLEPGSVALVGGGPGAFDLLTVRGLALLRQADVVVVDRLGPAGLVELLGAGVEVIGVGKTPGGRSMRQADIERVLVEQAHAGKRVVRLKGGDPFVLGRGGEEVLACRAAGVPVQVVPGVTSSIAGPAAADVPVTHRGAAVALHVVNAHGDLGPADLAALRDPGTTTVLMMGVEWLPRLVSQVLLNGIDPATPVAVVQSATTPQQRAVRGTIGTIERVVADEGIGFPSVIVVGRTAAEGFLSPPEPAGEIHGSGREALPDGAPRPVPAHDGAPVLIGCAHGTRSRAGRDVIRAILTRVQHQLGSTAVREAYVDVQDPDVATVVDAVAARSADDRRTRPENAPDAVVVPLLLSTGYHVAWDIAHAVEGHAALAAPPLGPDPRLADVMAERLEECGLGEHDAVVMAVAGTRDRAGQEMAARMRELLAARLGRPVALGFVAAAEPSVGAAVAALREQDPGRRVVVASYLLVPGYFQRVLADAGADLVAEPLGDHPLIADIVAERFASAVGA is encoded by the coding sequence ATGACGGACGTCGAGGACGGGCGAGACGACCCGCTCGCGGTCGAGGCGCTCTCCCCCGTGCGGCTCGAGCCGGGGTCCGTCGCCCTCGTCGGCGGCGGCCCCGGGGCCTTCGACCTGCTGACGGTCCGCGGCCTCGCGCTGCTGCGCCAGGCCGACGTCGTCGTGGTCGACCGGCTCGGGCCCGCGGGTCTCGTCGAGCTGCTCGGCGCGGGCGTCGAGGTGATCGGCGTGGGCAAGACCCCCGGCGGCCGTTCGATGCGCCAGGCCGACATCGAACGGGTACTCGTCGAGCAGGCGCACGCCGGCAAGCGGGTCGTGCGTCTCAAGGGCGGCGATCCGTTCGTGCTGGGCCGCGGCGGTGAGGAGGTCCTCGCGTGCCGCGCCGCGGGCGTGCCCGTGCAGGTGGTGCCCGGAGTGACCTCCTCGATCGCCGGACCCGCGGCCGCCGACGTCCCCGTGACCCACCGCGGCGCCGCTGTGGCGCTCCACGTCGTCAACGCCCACGGCGACCTGGGGCCCGCGGACCTCGCGGCGCTGCGGGACCCGGGCACCACGACCGTGCTCATGATGGGCGTCGAGTGGCTCCCGCGCCTCGTGTCGCAGGTGCTGCTCAACGGCATCGATCCGGCGACCCCCGTCGCGGTCGTGCAGAGCGCGACCACGCCGCAGCAGCGCGCGGTGCGCGGCACGATCGGCACGATCGAGCGGGTCGTGGCGGACGAGGGCATCGGCTTCCCCTCGGTCATCGTGGTGGGGCGCACCGCGGCAGAGGGCTTCCTCTCCCCGCCCGAGCCGGCCGGCGAGATCCACGGGTCGGGCCGCGAGGCGCTCCCCGACGGCGCGCCGAGGCCCGTTCCCGCGCACGACGGCGCGCCCGTGCTCATCGGCTGCGCGCACGGCACCCGGAGCCGTGCAGGCCGTGACGTGATCCGCGCGATCCTGACGCGGGTCCAGCACCAGCTGGGCTCGACCGCCGTCCGCGAGGCGTACGTCGACGTGCAGGACCCTGATGTCGCCACGGTGGTCGACGCGGTCGCCGCGCGCTCGGCGGACGATCGACGCACGCGCCCCGAGAACGCTCCCGACGCGGTGGTCGTGCCGCTGCTGCTGTCGACGGGCTACCACGTGGCCTGGGACATCGCGCACGCCGTCGAGGGTCATGCGGCGCTCGCCGCCCCTCCCCTGGGCCCCGACCCCCGCCTGGCCGACGTCATGGCCGAGCGTCTCGAGGAGTGCGGGCTCGGCGAGCACGACGCGGTCGTGATGGCGGTCGCGGGCACGCGCGACCGCGCGGGGCAGGAGATGGCGGCGCGCATGCGCGAGCTGCTCGCCGCGCGGCTCGGGCGCCCCGTGGCCCTCGGCTTCGTCGCGGCCGCCGAGCCGAGCGTGGGTGCCGCCGTCGCGGCGCTGCGCGAGCAGGACCCGGGCCGCCGCGTCGTGGTGGCCAGCTATCTGCTCGTGCCGGGATATTTCCAGCGTGTCCTGGCCGATGCCGGGGCGGATCTGGTCGCCGAGCCGCTCGGCGACCACCCGCTCATCGCGGACATCGTCGCCGAGCGTTTCGCCTCTGCCGTCGGCGCCTGA
- a CDS encoding acetolactate synthase large subunit gives MAAPRVTGAQSLIQSLEHAGADVVFGLPGGAILPTYDPLMDAQHLRHILVRHEQGAGHAASGYAHATGKVGVCMATSGPGATNLITAIADAQMDSIPMVAITGQVGSSFIGTDAFQEADIVGMTMPVTKHNFLVTDPAQIPRTIKQAFHIASTGRPGAVLVDVTKDAQQAETTFEWPEGLDLPGYRPAPRPHHKQVREAVNLLVHAKRPVFLIGGGVIRGGASREVRQLVDLSGAPFVTTLMARGALPDSHPAQLGMPGMHGSVAAVSALQRADLIIAIGARFDDRVTGRLDSFAPNATVVHADVDPAEISKNREADVPIVGEARDIATALTVELRERLAEHDERDYESWWATLDNLRTTYPMGWTETADGHTAPQKVIQRLGQISGPESIFVSGVGQHQMWSAQFIGYEHPNTWINSGGLGTMGYSVPAAMGAKVGMPDRTVWAIDGDGCFQMTNQELATCVINEIPIKVAIINNSSLGMVRQWQNLFYDQRYSHTDLNTGHGTRRIPDFVKLADAYGCAGLRCERDEDIDATIEKAMQIDDRPVVVDFTVSADAMVWPMVPAGVSNDEIQIAQGMTPEWERDI, from the coding sequence ATGGCCGCACCACGCGTCACCGGCGCACAGTCGCTGATCCAATCCCTCGAGCATGCCGGGGCGGACGTCGTCTTCGGCCTTCCCGGCGGGGCGATCCTCCCCACCTACGACCCGCTCATGGACGCCCAGCACCTGCGGCACATCCTCGTGCGCCACGAGCAGGGGGCGGGCCACGCCGCGAGCGGCTACGCGCATGCGACCGGCAAGGTCGGCGTGTGCATGGCGACCTCCGGCCCGGGCGCGACGAACCTGATCACCGCGATCGCGGACGCCCAGATGGACTCGATCCCGATGGTCGCGATCACGGGCCAGGTCGGCTCCTCCTTCATCGGCACCGACGCCTTCCAGGAGGCGGACATCGTCGGGATGACGATGCCGGTGACCAAGCACAACTTCCTGGTGACCGACCCGGCGCAGATCCCGCGCACGATCAAGCAGGCCTTCCACATCGCCTCGACCGGCCGTCCCGGCGCCGTCCTCGTGGACGTCACCAAGGACGCCCAGCAGGCCGAGACGACGTTCGAGTGGCCCGAGGGGCTGGACCTGCCGGGCTACCGTCCCGCGCCGCGTCCGCACCACAAGCAGGTGCGCGAGGCCGTGAACCTGTTGGTCCACGCCAAGCGGCCCGTCTTCCTGATCGGCGGCGGCGTGATCCGCGGCGGCGCCTCGCGCGAGGTGCGCCAGCTCGTCGACCTCTCGGGCGCGCCCTTCGTGACCACCCTGATGGCCCGCGGCGCGCTGCCGGACTCCCATCCCGCGCAGCTGGGCATGCCCGGCATGCACGGCTCGGTCGCGGCGGTCTCGGCCCTCCAGCGCGCCGATCTCATCATCGCGATCGGCGCCCGCTTCGACGACCGCGTGACGGGTCGCCTCGACTCCTTCGCGCCGAACGCGACCGTGGTCCACGCGGACGTCGACCCCGCCGAGATCTCCAAGAATCGCGAGGCGGACGTGCCGATCGTGGGCGAGGCCCGGGACATCGCGACCGCGCTGACCGTCGAGCTGCGCGAGCGTCTGGCCGAGCACGACGAGCGCGACTACGAGTCGTGGTGGGCCACGCTCGACAACCTCCGGACCACCTATCCGATGGGCTGGACCGAGACCGCCGACGGCCACACCGCCCCGCAGAAGGTGATCCAGCGCCTCGGCCAGATCTCCGGACCGGAGTCGATCTTCGTCTCGGGCGTGGGCCAGCACCAGATGTGGTCGGCCCAGTTCATCGGCTACGAGCACCCCAACACCTGGATCAACTCCGGAGGGCTGGGCACGATGGGCTACTCGGTGCCCGCCGCGATGGGCGCGAAGGTCGGCATGCCCGACCGCACCGTGTGGGCCATCGACGGCGACGGCTGCTTCCAGATGACCAACCAGGAGCTCGCGACCTGCGTCATCAACGAGATCCCGATCAAGGTCGCGATCATCAACAACTCGAGCCTGGGCATGGTCCGCCAGTGGCAGAACCTGTTCTACGACCAGCGCTACTCCCACACCGACCTCAACACCGGTCACGGGACGCGCCGCATCCCCGACTTCGTCAAGCTCGCCGACGCCTACGGCTGCGCCGGACTGCGCTGCGAGCGCGACGAGGACATCGACGCGACGATCGAGAAGGCGATGCAGATCGACGACCGCCCCGTGGTCGTGGACTTCACCGTGAGCGCCGACGCGATGGTGTGGCCGATGGTGCCCGCCGGCGTCTCCAACGACGAGATCCAGATCGCCCAGGGCATGACGCCCGAGTGGGAGAGGGACATCTGA
- the serA gene encoding phosphoglycerate dehydrogenase, which yields MPRPVVLIAEELSPATVEVLGPDVEVRQVDGTDRAALLAAVAEADALLVRSATTVDAEVFAAAPHLTVVARAGVGLDNVDVPAATTAGAMVINAPTSNITSAAELAVALILASLRHLGRADASVKAGRWERKQLTGTELLDKTVGVVGFGRIGQLVAERLRPFGVHLLAYDPYVSQARAAELGARVVDLEELMSTADVVTVHMPRTPETVGLIGEAELALAKPGLHVVNAARGGLIDEEALYRALAEGRIAGAALDVYSSEPPTASETAARLLELPTVTLTPHLGASTVEAQEKAGVAVARSVRLALAGELVPDAVNVAGGAIDEDVRPGIALADRLGQVFTALAAEAPELLEIVVRGEIASRDVTAIKLSALRGIFRPIVTEQVSYVNAPVLAEERGIRVDLVTAEDPDRFRNVVQVRGTLRDGSVVSVSGTLSGVSQEHKLVEVGGHEVDTPLSDHLMFIRYEDRPGLIGRYGGLLGEAGINIAGMVVSREAGTGSEALVILNLDQSVDQQIAEDIGEQIGATRCQSVDLVY from the coding sequence GTGCCGCGTCCCGTCGTGCTCATCGCCGAAGAGCTCTCGCCCGCCACCGTCGAGGTCCTCGGCCCCGACGTCGAGGTGCGCCAGGTCGACGGCACCGACCGTGCGGCCCTCCTGGCCGCAGTCGCCGAGGCCGATGCCCTGCTCGTCCGCTCCGCCACCACGGTCGACGCCGAGGTGTTCGCCGCGGCGCCCCACCTCACGGTCGTCGCGCGCGCCGGCGTGGGCCTCGACAACGTCGACGTGCCCGCCGCGACCACCGCCGGCGCGATGGTCATCAACGCCCCGACCTCCAACATCACCTCGGCGGCCGAGCTCGCGGTGGCCCTCATCCTGGCGAGCCTGCGCCACCTGGGCCGGGCCGACGCCTCCGTCAAGGCCGGACGCTGGGAGCGCAAGCAGCTCACGGGCACCGAGCTGCTCGACAAGACGGTCGGCGTCGTCGGCTTCGGCCGCATCGGCCAGCTCGTCGCCGAGCGCCTGCGCCCCTTCGGCGTGCACCTGCTCGCCTACGACCCCTACGTCTCCCAGGCGCGCGCCGCCGAGCTGGGCGCGCGCGTGGTCGACCTCGAGGAGCTCATGAGCACGGCCGACGTCGTGACCGTGCACATGCCCAGGACCCCGGAGACCGTCGGCCTCATCGGCGAGGCTGAGCTCGCCCTCGCCAAGCCCGGCCTCCACGTCGTCAACGCCGCGCGCGGGGGCCTCATCGACGAGGAGGCCCTGTACCGGGCCCTCGCCGAGGGCCGGATCGCGGGCGCCGCCCTCGACGTCTACTCCTCCGAGCCCCCCACGGCCTCCGAGACCGCGGCCCGGCTGCTCGAGCTGCCGACCGTGACCCTCACGCCCCACCTGGGTGCCTCGACCGTGGAGGCCCAGGAGAAGGCGGGCGTGGCCGTGGCCCGCTCCGTGCGCCTCGCGCTCGCGGGCGAGCTCGTGCCCGACGCGGTCAACGTCGCCGGCGGTGCGATCGACGAGGACGTGCGGCCCGGGATCGCCCTGGCCGACCGGCTCGGCCAGGTGTTCACGGCGCTCGCCGCCGAGGCGCCCGAGCTGCTCGAGATCGTCGTGCGCGGCGAGATCGCCTCGCGCGACGTCACCGCGATCAAGCTCTCGGCGCTGCGCGGCATCTTCCGCCCGATCGTCACCGAGCAGGTCAGCTACGTCAACGCGCCCGTGCTCGCCGAGGAGCGCGGCATCCGCGTGGACCTCGTGACCGCGGAGGACCCCGACCGCTTCCGCAACGTGGTCCAGGTGCGCGGCACCCTGCGCGACGGCTCCGTGGTGTCGGTCTCGGGCACCCTGTCCGGGGTCTCCCAGGAGCACAAGCTCGTCGAGGTGGGCGGTCACGAGGTCGACACGCCCCTGTCCGACCACCTCATGTTCATCCGCTACGAGGACCGTCCCGGCCTGATCGGCCGCTACGGCGGCCTGCTCGGCGAGGCCGGCATCAACATCGCGGGCATGGTCGTCTCCCGCGAGGCGGGCACGGGCTCCGAGGCGCTCGTGATCCTGAACCTCGACCAGAGCGTCGACCAGCAGATCGCCGAGGACATCGGCGAGCAGATCGGGGCGACCCGCTGCCAGAGCGTCGACCTCGTCTACTGA
- a CDS encoding 3-isopropylmalate dehydrogenase — protein sequence MSTLKLAVIEGDGIGHEVVPEGLRVLAAALEGSDVTVETTPFDLGAGRWHRTGETLTDEDLERLAEHDAILLGAVGDPDVPSGVLERGMLLRLRFAFDQYVNLRPTRLFTGVSTPLQDPGQVDFLVVREGTEGPYVGNGGTLREGTKDEVATEVSLNTALGVERVVRYAFDQAAARRGHLTLVHKHNVLVHAGHLWRRIVEQVGAEYPQVSVDYAHVDAATIYLVTDPSRFDVIVTDNLFGDILTDLAGAIGGGIGLAASGNINPTGAFPSMFEPVHGSAPDIAGQGLADPTATVLSVALLLDHIGRADAAERVRRAVEQDLASRAGRPARSTAQIGTDLAEAVRGA from the coding sequence ATGAGCACCCTGAAGCTGGCCGTCATCGAGGGCGACGGCATCGGCCACGAGGTCGTCCCCGAGGGCCTGCGGGTCCTGGCCGCCGCGCTCGAGGGCAGCGACGTCACCGTCGAGACCACCCCCTTCGACCTCGGCGCGGGGCGCTGGCACCGCACGGGCGAGACCCTGACCGACGAGGACCTCGAGCGTCTCGCCGAGCACGACGCGATCCTGCTGGGCGCCGTCGGCGACCCCGACGTGCCCTCCGGCGTGCTCGAGCGGGGCATGCTGCTGCGCCTGCGCTTCGCCTTCGACCAGTACGTCAACCTGCGTCCCACCCGCCTGTTCACGGGGGTCTCCACGCCCCTCCAGGACCCGGGCCAGGTCGACTTCCTGGTGGTCCGCGAGGGCACCGAGGGCCCGTACGTCGGCAACGGCGGCACCCTACGCGAGGGCACGAAGGACGAGGTCGCGACCGAGGTCAGCCTCAACACCGCCCTCGGCGTCGAGCGTGTGGTCCGCTACGCCTTCGACCAGGCCGCCGCCCGCCGCGGGCACCTGACGCTCGTGCACAAGCACAACGTGCTCGTGCACGCCGGGCACCTGTGGCGCCGCATCGTCGAGCAGGTCGGGGCCGAGTACCCCCAGGTGAGCGTCGACTACGCCCACGTCGACGCCGCGACCATCTACCTCGTGACGGATCCGTCGCGCTTCGACGTGATCGTCACCGACAACCTGTTCGGCGACATCCTGACCGACCTGGCCGGCGCGATCGGCGGCGGCATCGGGCTCGCGGCGAGCGGCAACATCAACCCCACCGGCGCCTTCCCGTCCATGTTCGAGCCGGTCCACGGCTCCGCGCCCGACATCGCCGGGCAGGGCCTCGCCGACCCGACCGCGACCGTGCTCTCCGTCGCGCTGCTGCTCGACCACATCGGCCGGGCCGACGCCGCCGAGCGTGTGCGCCGCGCCGTCGAGCAGGATCTCGCGAGCCGCGCGGGACGCCCCGCCCGCTCGACGGCCCAGATCGGCACCGACCTCGCCGAGGCCGTCCGCGGCGCCTGA
- the ilvN gene encoding acetolactate synthase small subunit, which yields MQNASTTTKSMLPNTHTLSVLVENKPGVLTRVAALFARRGYNISSLAVGPTEHPEISRITVAVDVDEQPLEQITKQLNKLVNVLKIVQLEPRQTVVRELVLVKVKADSSTRTSVLEIVQMFRAKVVDASSDAVTIEATGAEDKLRALLGMLEPFGIREIVKSGAVAISRGGRSITDRTLLS from the coding sequence ATGCAGAACGCGAGCACCACCACCAAGTCCATGCTTCCCAACACCCACACCCTCTCGGTGCTGGTCGAGAACAAGCCCGGCGTGCTGACCCGCGTCGCGGCGCTGTTCGCACGGCGCGGGTACAACATCTCCTCCCTCGCCGTGGGCCCCACCGAGCACCCCGAGATCTCCCGCATCACCGTCGCGGTCGACGTCGACGAGCAGCCGCTCGAGCAGATCACCAAGCAGCTCAACAAGCTCGTCAACGTCCTCAAGATCGTCCAGCTCGAGCCGCGCCAGACCGTCGTGCGCGAGCTCGTGCTGGTCAAGGTCAAGGCCGACAGCTCCACGCGCACCTCCGTGCTGGAGATCGTCCAGATGTTCCGCGCCAAGGTGGTCGACGCCTCCTCCGACGCGGTGACCATCGAGGCCACCGGCGCCGAGGACAAGCTGCGCGCCCTGCTGGGCATGCTCGAGCCCTTCGGCATCCGGGAGATCGTCAAGTCGGGAGCCGTCGCCATCTCGCGCGGAGGCCGGTCGATCACCGACCGCACGCTGCTGTCCTGA
- the nirB gene encoding nitrite reductase large subunit NirB yields MSSPDTTAPVDASPLISSATPAPDLTDARILVAGGGMTGHRFAARLRAQDPDGSWRLTVIGEEPEQPYDRVHLSNWFTRHDASMLALDPSVWDDPRITLVAGDKVEAVDRAAQTVTTASGTVHRYDRLVLATGSWAWAPRAEGKDLPGSFSYRTVEDVERLAEWVATRGAALGRPLRGMVVGGGVLGLEAAAALKNMDVDTTVVEFADRLMSVQLDQGGGEMLRLLIEDLGIHARTGVGATRFTPAGDGAMGTAYLSDETELPVDVVVFSTGIRPRDRVAREAGLAIGERGGVIVGDTCQTSDPAIWAIGECASFNGVCAGLIAPGNDMADVVVDRFLGGDRTHHRADDGTKLKGVGVDAAAFGDVNAVSPDALEVSFVDPVNRKYRKLVMSDDAKRLLGGVFVGDIELYSQLRPLIGRELGADPSAVIAPEGTAMADTALPDDAVVCSCNNVDAGTIRNAVTEHECHTVGAIKECTKAGTVCGSCVPTLTKILNQELEKSGITVSHALCEHFAQSRAELFKLVEEGGQETFTEVVTAFGTGRGCAVCRPTVASILSTLGAITGRRHNPVGRQLGSLQDTNDFVMANIQRDGTYSVIPAMPAGEVTPEGLMVIAQVAQDYGLYVKLNGAQRVGLFGARLEQLPEIWKRLVDAGFQSGHAYGKSLRMVKACLGTNWCRFGVQDSTTMAVNLEKRYRGLRSPHKIKISVSGCARECAEAQAKDVGVIATNRGWNLYVGGNGGAQPAHGKLLAEDLDDATLRRCIDRFLMLYVREADKLQRTARWVEEYRGGIEELRRVIVDDTLGIGEQLEESMQRHVDSYVDEWAEAVNDPERAAKFVSFVNAPRETDDELRYVPERGQARPATAEDFVTYGSLLEAREHGDEHEDPVPAFAQQP; encoded by the coding sequence ATGAGCTCCCCCGACACCACCGCGCCCGTCGACGCGTCGCCTCTCATCAGCTCCGCGACGCCCGCGCCCGACCTGACCGACGCCCGCATCCTCGTCGCCGGCGGCGGCATGACCGGGCACCGTTTCGCCGCCCGGCTGCGCGCCCAGGACCCCGACGGCTCCTGGCGCCTCACCGTGATCGGGGAGGAGCCCGAGCAGCCGTATGACCGCGTGCACCTGTCCAACTGGTTCACGCGCCACGACGCGAGCATGCTCGCGCTCGACCCCTCCGTGTGGGACGACCCGCGGATCACGCTCGTCGCGGGCGACAAGGTCGAGGCCGTCGACCGTGCCGCGCAGACCGTGACGACCGCGTCAGGCACCGTGCACCGCTACGACCGGCTCGTGCTTGCGACCGGCTCGTGGGCCTGGGCGCCGCGCGCCGAGGGCAAGGACCTGCCCGGTTCGTTCAGCTACCGCACCGTCGAGGACGTCGAGCGCCTGGCCGAGTGGGTCGCCACCCGTGGCGCGGCCCTGGGACGCCCCCTGCGGGGCATGGTCGTCGGCGGCGGCGTGCTCGGCCTCGAGGCCGCCGCGGCCCTGAAGAACATGGACGTCGACACCACCGTGGTCGAGTTCGCCGACCGCCTCATGAGCGTCCAGCTCGACCAGGGCGGCGGCGAGATGCTGCGCCTGCTCATCGAGGATCTCGGGATCCACGCGCGCACCGGGGTGGGCGCCACCCGCTTCACGCCCGCGGGCGACGGCGCGATGGGCACCGCGTACCTCTCCGACGAGACCGAGCTGCCCGTGGACGTCGTGGTCTTCTCGACCGGAATCCGCCCGCGCGACCGCGTGGCCCGCGAGGCCGGCCTCGCGATCGGCGAGCGCGGCGGCGTGATCGTCGGCGACACCTGCCAGACCTCCGACCCCGCGATCTGGGCCATCGGCGAGTGCGCGTCCTTCAACGGCGTGTGCGCGGGTCTGATCGCCCCCGGCAACGACATGGCCGACGTCGTCGTCGACCGCTTCCTGGGCGGCGACCGCACGCATCACCGCGCCGACGACGGCACCAAGCTCAAGGGCGTGGGCGTCGATGCCGCCGCCTTCGGGGACGTCAACGCCGTGAGCCCCGACGCGCTCGAGGTCTCGTTCGTCGACCCCGTCAACCGCAAGTACCGCAAGCTCGTCATGTCCGACGACGCCAAGCGCCTGCTGGGCGGCGTGTTCGTGGGCGACATCGAGCTGTACTCCCAGCTGCGCCCGCTGATCGGCCGCGAGCTCGGCGCCGACCCTTCGGCCGTGATCGCCCCCGAGGGCACCGCGATGGCCGACACCGCGCTGCCCGACGACGCCGTGGTGTGCTCGTGCAACAACGTCGACGCGGGCACGATCCGCAATGCCGTCACCGAGCACGAGTGCCACACCGTGGGCGCGATCAAGGAGTGCACGAAGGCGGGGACGGTGTGCGGCTCGTGCGTGCCGACCCTCACCAAGATCCTCAACCAGGAGCTCGAGAAGAGCGGCATCACCGTCTCCCATGCCCTGTGCGAGCATTTCGCGCAGTCCCGCGCCGAGCTGTTCAAGCTCGTCGAGGAGGGCGGCCAGGAGACCTTCACGGAGGTCGTCACTGCCTTCGGCACCGGTCGCGGCTGCGCGGTGTGCCGCCCGACGGTCGCGTCGATCCTCTCGACGCTCGGCGCGATCACCGGGCGCCGCCACAACCCGGTGGGCCGCCAGCTCGGCTCCCTGCAGGACACCAACGACTTCGTGATGGCGAACATCCAGCGGGACGGCACCTACTCGGTGATCCCCGCGATGCCCGCCGGCGAGGTCACGCCCGAGGGCCTCATGGTCATCGCGCAGGTCGCCCAGGACTACGGTCTGTACGTCAAGCTCAACGGCGCCCAGCGCGTCGGCCTGTTCGGCGCGCGCCTCGAGCAGCTCCCGGAGATCTGGAAGCGCCTCGTGGACGCGGGCTTCCAGTCCGGACACGCGTACGGCAAGTCGCTGCGCATGGTCAAGGCGTGCCTGGGCACCAACTGGTGCCGCTTCGGCGTGCAGGACTCGACCACGATGGCGGTGAACCTCGAGAAGCGCTACCGCGGTCTGCGCTCGCCTCACAAGATCAAGATCTCGGTGTCGGGGTGCGCCCGCGAGTGCGCGGAGGCCCAGGCCAAGGACGTCGGCGTGATCGCGACCAACCGCGGCTGGAACCTGTACGTCGGCGGCAACGGCGGTGCCCAGCCCGCGCACGGCAAGCTGCTCGCCGAGGACCTCGACGACGCGACCCTGCGGCGCTGCATCGACCGCTTCCTCATGCTCTACGTCCGCGAGGCCGACAAGCTCCAGCGCACCGCGCGCTGGGTCGAGGAGTACCGGGGCGGCATCGAGGAGCTGCGGCGCGTGATCGTCGACGACACGCTCGGCATCGGCGAGCAGCTCGAGGAGTCCATGCAGCGCCACGTCGACTCGTACGTGGACGAGTGGGCGGAGGCCGTGAACGACCCGGAGCGCGCGGCGAAGTTCGTCTCGTTCGTCAACGCCCCGCGCGAGACCGACGACGAGCTGCGCTACGTCCCCGAGCGCGGACAGGCCCGCCCGGCGACCGCCGAGGACTTCGTCACGTACGGCTCGCTCCTCGAGGCGCGCGAGCACGGCGACGAGCACGAGGACCCGGTCCCCGCGTTCGCCCAGCAGCCGTGA
- a CDS encoding nitrite reductase (NAD(P)H) small subunit, producing the protein MNALTDRSMIEICPLAALSVERGAAALLPDDTQIGVFLLDDGSVHAIQQHDPYSGANILSRGLVGTHVVPGGTPEESVVVPTIASPMYKQVWNLDTGEVIDAGGGEKKQIDVFDAEVRDGVLFVASSPRPRADAR; encoded by the coding sequence ATGAATGCCCTGACTGATCGGTCGATGATCGAGATCTGCCCCCTCGCGGCCCTGAGCGTCGAGCGCGGCGCTGCGGCGCTGCTGCCCGACGACACGCAGATCGGCGTGTTCCTGCTGGACGACGGGAGCGTGCACGCGATCCAGCAGCACGACCCGTACTCGGGAGCCAACATCCTGTCCCGCGGCCTCGTCGGCACGCACGTCGTGCCGGGCGGGACACCCGAGGAGTCCGTCGTCGTCCCCACGATCGCCTCGCCCATGTACAAGCAGGTGTGGAACCTGGACACCGGCGAGGTGATCGACGCCGGTGGCGGCGAGAAGAAGCAGATCGACGTGTTCGACGCGGAGGTGCGCGACGGGGTGCTGTTCGTCGCGTCCTCGCCGCGGCCGCGCGCCGACGCCCGATGA